The genomic interval GACTGCCACTCGTAGTCTCGTCGCTTCGCCGACTTGCCGAAGCCACACGACGAACAGACCTTCTTCTTTACGTGATACGACTTCTCGCCACACCGGCGACACTTCGTGTGTGTCGTGGTGTTTTTCTTGCCTTGAGAGGGGGTTCCCTTGCCAGTCATGGGTTAATCGAGACGACGTTATCCCCGCGTATAATCGTTGTGTCTTCGTCTTCGATCACGAGGTTCATGTGCTGATCGTAGCCCGAGAGCTCTCCGGTGAAGATCTCGCCGCCCTTGAGTTGTACGGTAACTTCCTCACCGAGCGACGCTTCGAGCACGTCCAACGGTCGACCACTCATGTTCGGGAAGGATAGTGACGGGCGCTTAAACGTACCGTTTGCGCGCCCCGCTACACCTCGACACTGAAGGGAGCGTACTCGTCGGCACGAACGGCGAAGCCAGCCATGAGGTCGGCGGCCGCGTCGAGGTCGTCGGGATCGATCACTTCGACGGGCGTGTGCATGTAGCGGTTCGGGATGCCGACGTTGACCGAGGGGATACCCCCGCGGGCGGTGTAGAAGGCGTCGGCGTCGGTCCCCGTTCGGAGGCCGGTCGCCTGCAACTGGATGTCGAGGTCGTCGGCCGCGCCGGTCTCTCTGAGCGCCTCGACGAGGACGGGGTGGTTCGCGCTGCCCCGAGAGACCGCGGGTCCCGCCCCCAGGTCGACGCCCGTCGAGCGGTCGCTCGGCGTGTCCGGGGAGTCGGTCGCGTGCGTGACATCTGCCGCGAGGACCGCGTCCGGTGCCAGCTCGAACCCGACCATCTTCGCGCCCTGGAGGCCGACCTCCTCTTGGACCGTCGAGACGGCGTGGACCGTCACGTCGGTGCCGCGCTCGGCCGCTCGCCGCAACCCTTCTGCGGCGGCCCAGATGCCGACCCGGTTGTCCATCCCGCGGGCCGAGAGGCGGCCGTTGGCCAGTTCACCGATCGTCTGGGTGAACGTCACCGGGTCCCCGCGGTCGACCAGTTCCTCGGCTTCGTCGCCGTCAGTCGCGCCCACGTCGACGTGTTGCTCGGCGATCTCCGGGACTTCGCCGTTCCCGTTTTGCTCCCGGAGGTGGATCGCCGTCTGACCGACGACGCCCGACACCGGGCCGTCGGCGCTGTGGATCGTGACGTGTTGGCCCCGCGAGACCGTCTTGTCCGACCCGCCGATCCGCGAGAGGCGGAGGAAGCCGTCGTCGGTGAAGTCCCGGACCATGAACCCGATCTCGTCGCCGTGGCCGGCCAGGGCCACCGAGGGTTCGCCGCCCTCGACGGTCGCGACGGCGTTGCCGTAGTCGTCGACGGTCACGTCGTCCGCGAACTCACTGACGTAGTCGATCCAGACCCGCTGACTGTCGGTCTCGTAGCCCGAGGGGCCCGGCGTCGACAGCAGCGATTCGAGGAACGCGCGTCGGTCGTCGTCCATGGCCACCCGTTGCGCTGTCGCCGGTATGAATCATCCGGAAAAGAGAGATAAACCACGCCCGTGTAGCTCCTCGTGTATGACGAAGATCACGTTCTTCGAACTCCACCTCGACGGGTCGGAGTTCACGGCGAACGCACCGGGGAGCGGACAGAGCGAGACCGACGAAGAGTCGACGGCGACCGAGACGGACGACTCGGGCGCGAATCCGCTGGCTGCGCTCGTGGGCCTGGCGGTCCTCGTCGGCCTCGCCGTCGCCGCGAAGAAACTGCTGGGCGGTAGCGACGAACTGCCGTCGGTCGAAGCCGAGGAGTGACGCCACCGGGGAGAAGGCCTATCCCGGTCGCCCCCGTCTTGCGGGTATGGGCCTGTATCATAGCGTCCGTGCCGTCGCCGGGGCGTCCGGCGACGGTCCGATCGACTGGGCCGCCGTCGCAGAAGCCGCCAAGGAGTCGACCGAGCCGGGCGATCTGACCGTCTCCGACGCCGAGCGGACCGGCTACGCGACCGACGTGCGGGACGCACGCGACCGGGTCCGGGCGGTCGGCGAGATCGACTTCGACCTCCCGGAGACCGTCGAGATCCAGCACCGCCACCACTGGATCGACGCCAACGTCGAGACGTTCAAGCGGGTGATGGCACCGATCGAACAGCAGGCCGACCACATCCCCGGTATCGCCCGGATCGTCAACACCGGGTCGATGGCTTTTGCCCTCTCCTTCCTGGCCAACAACGTCCTCGGCCAGTACGACCCGCTGTTGCTGGCCGACGGCGACGAGCACGCGCTGTACTTCGTCCGGCCGAACATCCGCCGGGTCGCGGACCAACTGAACGTCGACGGCGACCGGTTCCGCCGCTGGATCGCCTTCCACGAGGTCACCCACGCCGCCGAGTTCGGCGCCGCGCCGTGGCTCTCCCAGCACATGGAAGACGCGATGGAAGAGGCCGTCCAGAATCTCTCGGGCGGCAGCCTCGACCGCGAGTCGCTGGGCGAACTCGACACGACGATGACCGCCGTCGAGGGGTACGCGGAACTCCTGATGGATCGGGCCTTCGACGACGAGTACGACGACCTGCGAGCGAAGATCGACGCCAGGCGGCAGGGTCGAGGCCCCATCGCCGAACTGGTCAGAGAGCTGCTGGGCATGCGGATGAAACGCCAGCAGTACGAACGCGGGAAGGCCTTCTTCGACACCGTGGCCGACGCACGCGGCGTCGCGGCGGCGGGACGTGTCTGGGAGTCACCGGACAACCTCCCGACCGACGCCGAGATCGAGGACCCGCAGTTGTGGATCGACCGGATCGACCCCTGAGAGCTACCGGCCGCCGATGGAGGTGTGTCTACACCTAGTGCTATACCGTTCCTATCGGTAGGATAGAGCGTGCCCACGAGCCAGTACGAACCGTCCGCGACGCTGAGGCCGGCCGCGCCCGACGGCTACGGCGACCCGGAGGAGTTTCACTACTCGCTGCCGATTATGTTGGCGCTGATCCTGCTATTGGTCGGTCCAGCGCTGTTCGTGTTCGGGACGCTCCTGTGGGACGGCCAGGGGGGCGCCGCACTGGCCGACTTCTTCGGTGTCACGGTCACGGACGACGCGGGCTTCGAAGCGACCATCCCGATCGCTATCGGCGGCGTGTTCGTCGCCGCCGTCGTGGTCGTCACCGTCCTCCACGAACTCGTCCACGGGCTCGTGTTCCGACTCCAGGGCTACCGCGTCTCCTACGGCGCGGCCCCGCAACTGGGCGCGTTCTACGCCGCCGCGTTCCACCAGTTCCAGGCCCGGAACGACACGATCCTCGTCGGGATCGCGCCGCTGATCGTGCTCGACGCGCTCCTGGTTCCACTGTTTTTCGTGCCGATCCCGGTGGTGGCGGTGTTCGCGTTCGTCGCGGTGCTTTTCAACACGCTGGGGGCCGCCGGTGACATCTACCTCCTGGCGCGACTGCTCCGGATGCCGAGGGGCACGCTGTTGTACGACAGCGACATCCGTCACTCCTACGTCCTCTATCCCGAAGCCTGACAC from Haloarcula pelagica carries:
- a CDS encoding 50S ribosomal protein L37e; the protein is MTGKGTPSQGKKNTTTHTKCRRCGEKSYHVKKKVCSSCGFGKSAKRRDYEWQSKAGE
- a CDS encoding LSM domain-containing protein → MSGRPLDVLEASLGEEVTVQLKGGEIFTGELSGYDQHMNLVIEDEDTTIIRGDNVVSINP
- a CDS encoding M20/M25/M40 family metallo-hydrolase codes for the protein MDDDRRAFLESLLSTPGPSGYETDSQRVWIDYVSEFADDVTVDDYGNAVATVEGGEPSVALAGHGDEIGFMVRDFTDDGFLRLSRIGGSDKTVSRGQHVTIHSADGPVSGVVGQTAIHLREQNGNGEVPEIAEQHVDVGATDGDEAEELVDRGDPVTFTQTIGELANGRLSARGMDNRVGIWAAAEGLRRAAERGTDVTVHAVSTVQEEVGLQGAKMVGFELAPDAVLAADVTHATDSPDTPSDRSTGVDLGAGPAVSRGSANHPVLVEALRETGAADDLDIQLQATGLRTGTDADAFYTARGGIPSVNVGIPNRYMHTPVEVIDPDDLDAAADLMAGFAVRADEYAPFSVEV
- a CDS encoding zinc-dependent metalloprotease, coding for MGLYHSVRAVAGASGDGPIDWAAVAEAAKESTEPGDLTVSDAERTGYATDVRDARDRVRAVGEIDFDLPETVEIQHRHHWIDANVETFKRVMAPIEQQADHIPGIARIVNTGSMAFALSFLANNVLGQYDPLLLADGDEHALYFVRPNIRRVADQLNVDGDRFRRWIAFHEVTHAAEFGAAPWLSQHMEDAMEEAVQNLSGGSLDRESLGELDTTMTAVEGYAELLMDRAFDDEYDDLRAKIDARRQGRGPIAELVRELLGMRMKRQQYERGKAFFDTVADARGVAAAGRVWESPDNLPTDAEIEDPQLWIDRIDP
- a CDS encoding DUF3267 domain-containing protein; the protein is MPTSQYEPSATLRPAAPDGYGDPEEFHYSLPIMLALILLLVGPALFVFGTLLWDGQGGAALADFFGVTVTDDAGFEATIPIAIGGVFVAAVVVVTVLHELVHGLVFRLQGYRVSYGAAPQLGAFYAAAFHQFQARNDTILVGIAPLIVLDALLVPLFFVPIPVVAVFAFVAVLFNTLGAAGDIYLLARLLRMPRGTLLYDSDIRHSYVLYPEA